CGCGCTCGTGCCGGCCATGATGTGGAACGCCATCGTCATGACCTGGCTGCCGAACGGACTGTTGTTGATCCGCGCGCTGTCACATCGTCACAAGGTCGCGAAGCAGCCCGCGCCGGCGCGCGCATCAGCGCGGTGACCCCGGTGAGGCTTTAAATCGGCCGGCGCTCGATCTGCGCGCCGATGGCGCGCAGCTTCTCCTCGAAGCGCTCGTAGCCGCGATCAATCTGCTGCACGTTCTGGATTACGCTCTCGCCCTCGGCACAGAGCGCCGCGATCACCAGCGCGACGCCGGCGCGAATGTCCGGGCTTTGCACGCGCTCGCCGCGCAGCCGGCTGGGCCCTTGCACTACACAGCGGTGCGGGTCGCACAGCACGATGCGCGCCCCCATGCTGATGAGCTTGTCCACCCAGTACAGGCGGCTCTCGTACATCTTCTCGTGGAAAAGCACGCTGCCCTCGGCCTGGGTGGCGGCCACGATGGCCGAGCTAATGGCGTCGGCGGGAAAAGCCGGCCAAGGATTGTCGTCAATCTTCGGCATGTAGCCGTCGAACTCCGGCTCGACGACCAGGCGCTGGTTGCCCGGCACGAATACATCTGCGCCATGCGTCTCGAAGCGGATGCCGAGCCGGCGCAACACCAAGCGCGTCATGCCCAAGTGCTGCGGGGCGGCGTTGCGAATCCACAGCCCACGCTCGTCGGCACATAGCGCGCCGATGACGATGAAGCTGGTGACCTCGATATTGTCCGCACCGATGGTGAACTCCGCGCCGCCCAGCCGGTCGCGCCCACGAATCACCAGCGTGTTCGAGCCGATGTTCTCGATGTGTGCGCCCATGCGGTTGAGGCAATGGCAGAGGTCTTGCACGTGTGGCTCGCTGGCGGCGTTGCGCAGCACGGTAACGCCTTTGGCCAGCGCCGCAGCCATGATGGCGTTCTCCGTCGCCGTCACGCTGGCTTCGTCCAGCAGAATGTCGGCGCCGGCCAGGCCGTCGGTATTGACCTGGAACTCACCGTTCACGCTGATGTTCGCACCGAGCGCGCTGAACGCGAGGAAGTGTGTGTCGAGCCGGCGACGGCCGATCACATCGCCGCCCGGCGGGGGCAGGTTGATCCGACCGGCGCGTCCGAGCATCGGGCCGGCCAGCAGGATGCTGGCGCGAATCTCACGACACAGGTCACGGCTCAACCGGCAGGCGTTGACATCGGCTGCGTGCAGGCGCAGGCTGTTCGCCGCGATCCACTCGACCGACACGCCAAGCGTCTGCAACAGGCGCGCCATGACCTCCACATCGCGAATGCGCGGCACGTTGTGCAGAATCAACGGCTCATCGGTGAGCAGGCTGGCGGCGAGCAGCGGCAGCGCGGCGTTCTTGTTGCCGGAAGCAGCAACCTGACCGCCCAGGCGCACGCCGCCTTGAATGATGAATTCCGAATTCATTTCGATTGGAATGATCTAGGGAACAGCCTCATTGCATGCGAGTAAGTTTGGTTTCGCACGACAAAAAAGCCGCTTGTCGTCTGGGACGGCAAGCGGCGTGGCGTGGCGCTCACTAGAGCACCAGGCTCCATGGATTCTCGAGCAAACGCTTCACTTCGTTGATGAATTGCGCGCCTTCGGCGCCATCCGTCACGCGATGATCGCCGGAGAGCGTCATGTTCATCATGGTGCGGACGACGATCTCGCCGTTGCGCACCACCGGCGTCGGCGTCGCCGTCGCCACGGCCAGGATGCCAGCGTCGGGCTGATTGACGATGGCGATGAAATTCTCGACATCATACATGCCGAGATTGCTGATGGTGAACGTCTGCCCGCCCGTATCGCCCGGCTGCATCTTGTTATTGCGCGCCCGCTCGGCCAGCGCAGTCATCTCCTGGCTGATCTGTTTGAGCGTCTTCTTGTCGGTGTCGCGCACGGTGACGGTGACCAGGCCGCCCTCGACCGTCACGGCGCTGGCCACGTTCACGAAGTCGCGCATCTCGATTCCCTCCGGCGTGAATGAGGCGTTCAGGTTGGGGAAACGGCGCAGGGCCAGCGCGACGGCGCGGATGACCATGTCGTTCACCGAGATCTTGATCCCCTCCGGCTTCAGCGACTCGTTGATCTGAGCGCGCAACGCTAGGGCAGCATCCATCTCCACGGCCACCGTGATGTAGAAGTGCGGCACCTGCTGCTTGCTGGCGACCATGCGCGTCGCGATGGTCTGCCGCATGCGCGTGAGCGGTTGCTTGACTGCAGGGCCGGCGGGCGGCAGCACTGTCGGCTGAGCGACCGGCGCAGGCTGTGGCACCGGCTCGGGTGCTTTGAGAATCGGGCTGCCCAGCGGTTTGCCGATCGGCTCCGGCTCGGGCGCGGGCGGCGCCGGCGGCACAAACGCCTCGACGTCGGCCTTGGTGATGCGCCCTTCCGGGCCCGTGCCCTTCACGTAGCGCAGGTCGATGCCGCGCTCCTCGGCCAGCCGCCGGGCGACCGGTGTGGCAATGATGCGGCCTTCGTTCACCACCTGCGGCGCGGAGGCCGGCGGTTGCGGCGACGCTTCCCGCTGCGCCGCTCCGTTCGACTTCTTCGCAGCAGGCACAGGCTGAGCGGACGGCTGCACAGGCGCAGGGGGCTGTGCCGCTTCGATCTGCTCATCTGGGTCGGCGATGATGCCGATGATCTGACCGACGGGAACCTTCTGGCCGGCCTGGGCGATGATCTTTCGCAATACGCCGTTGCTGAACGATTCGATCTGGATGGTGGTCTTGTCGGTTTCGATCTCCGCGATCGGCTCACCCTTGGTCACGGGATCGCCCTCTTTCTTCAGCCAGGCAGCGATCGTGCCCTCGGTCATGTCGAACCCCATCTGGGGCATGGTGATTTCTGTAGCCATGTTTGGAACGCAGAACTGAGAAGCGAGAATTCGTCGAAAAGATATTCTCGTGTTTTGCTCGCTCGGTGCTCGATTTTAGTATTGCTTCTGCATCATCGCGTGCACGGCGGCGATCACATCTTCGGCGAACGGGAGCGTTGCGCGCTCCAGGTTTCTCGCGTAAGGCATCGGCACTTCCAGGCCGGCCACGCGCGCGATCGGCGCGTCCAGGTCGTTGAACGCCATTTCCTGTAACGACGCGGCGATCTCCGCGCCCAGGCCGGCCGTGCGCCAGCCCTCTTCAACCACGATGACGCGGTTGGTCTTGTGGACGGATTCCAGCGCCAGCGATAGGTCGAGCGGGCGCAGCGTGCGCAGGTCCACGATCTCGACGTCTATGCCCTCTTCGGCCAGGATGCGTGCGGCCTTCAGGCTCTCCATCGTCATACGCCCCCACGTAACGATGGTCACGTCCTTGCCGCGCCGCTTGTAGTCCGATACGCCGATGGGGATCAGGTATTCCTCATCGGGAACCTCGCCGCGCGTGCCGTAGAGTTGTAGGTGCTCCAAAAATACGACCGGGTCGTCATCGCGGATGCTGGTCTTCAGCAGCCCTTTGGCATCGTAGGGTGTGGCCGGCGCTACCACTTTCAAGCCGGGAATGTGGGCGAACCAGGCGTCGAAGTTCTGCGAGTGCGTTGCCGCGGTGCGGCCGTGGCCGTTGGGCGTGCGGATGACCATCGGCACCTTGATCTGGCCGTTGAACATGTGGCTTTGCTTGGCGGCGTGGTTGACGATCTGATCCCAGGCCACGAGCGTGAAGTTGACGGTCATGATCTCGCACACCGGCCGCATACCGCCCATCGCTGCGCCGATGCCGACGCCGATGATCGCCTCTTCGGCGATGGGCGTATCGCGCACACGACCGGGGAACTCCTTGGCCAGACCCGAGGTGACGCCGTATGCGCCGCCGCCTGCGTAGGCCACCACATCTTCACCCCAGATCACAACGGTGGGATCGCGCTGCATCTCCTCACGCAGCGCGCGCTTCAATGCTTCGCGATAAGTGATTTCTGCCATGGCTCATGCGTGTTTGCCGTTCGTCGGGATGTCTTTTGCAATCGTGGGCGGGCCGATGAGCGAGCCAGCGATTTGCATGTTGCGAACGGGCTGTTGATAAATGTAGTCGTAGAGTGTACTGAGCGAAGGTTCAGGGCTTTTGTCGGCAAACTCGATCGCGTCTTCGACTTCCTGCTCAACGCTCTTTTGGATGTCGTCCAGGTCTTTCGGCGTCACCAGGTTGCGCTTCAGCAACACCTCGGTCGCGAAGCGGGTGATGGGGTCGCGCTCCTTCCACCGCGCGATCTCGGCCTTATTGCGCTGCACATCGGGGTCGGCCATCGAATGGCCACGGTAGCGGTAGGTGACCACGTCGAGGAAGGAAGGACCTTGGCCTTTGCGCGCGCGCTCCGCCACGCGGCACACCGCTTCGCGCACCGCCATCACGTCCATGCCATCCACTTCTTCGGCATACATGTTGTAGCCGGCAGCCTTTTGGAGCATCGGCACAGCGCTGTGCACGTCGTAGTGCGTCCCCATCGCGTACTGGTTGTTCTCGACCATGAAGATGATCGGCAAGTTCCACAGCTTGGCCCAGTTCATGGCAGCGTGGAAGGTGCCGATGTTGGTCGAGCCATCGCCCATCGAGCATAGCGTCACCCGGCCGGTCTTGAGATACTGCGCTGCCGCGGCCAGCCCGGCCGCCAGCGGCAGATGGCCGCCGACGATGGCGTAGCCGCCCCAGAAGCGGTTCTTCACGTCAACCAGGTGCATCGAGCCGCCGCGCCCGCCGGTGGTGCCCGTCGCGCGCCCGAACAGCTCGGCCATCACCGCGCGCGCCGACGACCCGCGCGCCAACGCCCAGCCGTGATCGCGATAGTTGACCACCACATCGTCGTCTGGGTTCAGCGCCGACACCGACCCAACGGCGACCGCCTCTTGCCCGTTGTAGAGGTGCAGGAAGCCGGCGATCTTGGCTTTGGCATACATCTCCGCAGCGCGATCCTCGAACACGCGGATGAGGACCATTTGCCGGTAGAGAGCGACCAGATTCTCTTTATCCATTTCTTCTCCGTAAACTTTCTTCCCCTCCGCGCCGAGCTGTGAACCGGTCTTGTCCTCAGCCAGATCTAGCTTGGCCCAGGGCGCTCGTATGCGGCGGAAGTGTTGATTCGACCACTGAAGTAGAACACTGCACTGTCCCCAACGGTTCGTAGCAGCGCAGCAACGAGGGTGCGCTCGAACGTAGATGAGCGGCGCAACACCAGCGCACAGCAGCTATTTTACGCACGATCTTCAGGCGGTCCGACCACTTCGAGCGGTCGGACTCCTATCTCACCCCTTCGCCAGCGTCACGTTGCTCACGCCGGCCAGGGCGTTCTCGTACAAGCTCAACACGAACAGCAGCGACGACAAGCGATTCAGATAGCGCACCAACTCCACGTTCTCCACCAAGCCGTCGTGCACGAGATGCACGACCAGGCGCTCGGCCCGCCGGACGATGGTGCGTGCTAGGTCGAGGTACGCGCCCGGCAGCGAGTCGCCCGGCACGACGAACTCCTTCGGGAGTTGGATCAGCGCCGTGATGGCATCGGTCTGCTCCTCCAGCCAGGCCACCCGCTGCGCGTCTATCTTGCGGAACTGCGGGGCCGTCTGTTGCGTCGCGGCCAGCTCGGCCATCAGATGATAGAGGTCGCGCTGGGCAGTGAGCAGTAACGCGCGCGTGCGTTCGCTCTGCGCTGCAGCACGCGCGATGCCGATGGCGGCGCTGGATTCATCCACCGTGCCATACGCCTCCGGCTGCGGCATGTACTTGGCAACGCGCCCTTCGCCGAGCAAGCTGGTGAAGCCGTCGTCGCCGGTGCGCGTATAGAACTGAGTCGTCATGACGATGTGGATTATATGGGGTGCACTCTTCGGGGGTGCATTTCAAAATGGGGGAGCGCGGACTGCCCGCCGCGGTATTCGCCTCAGTCGCGCTGGGATCAATCCCAGCGCTGAGCATACGGGCAAGCCGCGCATCCGCCCCTTTCAGCCCCGGCGTTTACGCCAGGGCGGGTTTACGTCTGCCCCCGTTGCGAATGCACCTGCTACCTGTTGGCCGTCGGTATAATCTTGTCGTGCTGCCTCGCGCGTCGCTCGCATCTATTGCCGGCCTGCTCGCTTCGATGATCATCGCCGGCTGTTCAGGCGCAGTGAGCGACCAGACGCCTACGCCGCCGCCCACTGCCATCCTGCCTACCCCGCGGCCCACGCTTACCCCACGGCCCACGCCGACGCTCGCCGCAGCAACGCCGCCGCCACCCAGCCAGCCAATCGCCACGCCCACGCCGGTGATCTACATCGTGCAAGCCGGCGACACGCTGATCCCCATCGCCAATCGCTTCGGCGTGAGCGTCGCCGATTTGATCGCCGCGAACGGCAACCTCGACGCGACACGACTACAAATCGGACAACGACTGATCATTCCACAGTTGCCGCGATCGGTGCCTGCCGATGGCTCACTGATCCCCTCGCCGACGCCGCTGCCCCACGAGGTGCGCGGCCTGAACTTCGTTCGCTCACCGGCGGGCAGCCTGGACGTGATGGGTGAGGTATTCAACCCCGGGCCAACGGGCATAGGCAACGTGAAAGTGCTGGTGACGCTTCAGGACGACGCCGGCAACGCGCTACAGAGCGCCGTCGCCTCCATCCCTCTGAGCGCCGTGCCGGCCAACCAGACCTCGCCGTTCCGCGTGTTGTTCACCGATCCGCCACAGGGCTTCGCCAAGTTGAGCGTGACGCCGCTGCGCGCGGAAGCCGTTGACCCGCGCACGATCATCATCCCGCTCGCCGTCAGAACCGTGACCGGCCGGCCCGAAAGCCCGCAGTTCCGCGTGACCGGCGAAATTGTCAACACCATCGCCGATACGGTTAACCAAGTGCGCCTGCTGGTGACGATCTACGACGCCGAGCGGCGCGTGGTGGGCTACCGCTACTTCGCGCTGAGCGAGGCGCCGCTGGGGCCAAACGGCGTCTTGCCCTTCGACGTGCTGCTGACCACGGCAACGCCCAACGTTGCCAGCTTCGCCGTATACGCCGAGGGCGCGCGGTGATGTCGCGCCACAGGCTGAGCTTGTCGAGACCTGCAGCAATCAGCAACCGCCTTCCGGCGACTGGAAGTCGCGGGCAACTTGGGGCGAAGCCAGCCTGCGCCGACCGGGCTGCTTGCCGGACGTCGCGGGCCAAATTGCCTGCGGATTTTGAACACTCTCGAGGGGGCATTTCAAACTGGGGGAACGCAGACCGGCAGCAGCAGTATTCGCTTCAGTCGCGCCGGGATAAATCTCGGCGCTGAGCACACGGACAAGGCCGCGTCCTGCCTGCCCGTTCAGCCTGGGCGTTTACGCCCGGGCGGGCGACATCGGCGCGTTTGCGCATCGGGGTAGAGCGCGCCCTAGCTAATACGTTTGCCCCGTTGGCAAATGCACCCTTTCGAGTCGCCGAGCAGAGTCGCAGGTAGAATTAAGGTGCTCGCTTCGTTCAGCTCCCGTCCAAGTCCGCGCGCTCAATCATTCCCGGTTGCTGGCCGTCCATCGCCCCTGCCCATCATCGCCTGCGGCGGCCGGCCCGAGATCGCAACGCGATATGGAAGAACGCTATCGAACGTCGCGCTTTCCCCCTGGCCTGTTGATCCTGGGCGCGTCCGGCGGCGTCGCCCATGCCTTGTTGCAACTCCTGCCCGAATATCGCCACGAGTTCGGCGAGCTGGTCCTGATGGACGGGCGACGCTGCGTGACCGATTCGCCCTTCCTGGATCATCGCGCCCTGCGTTACACCTTCATCGAGCACCACTTGGACATCCGGCGCGCCGATGCCGAACTTGCGCCTATCTGCGCACGACACGCCATCGGAATCGTCCTCGACCTGACCGACGCGCGCAGCCTCCCTATTCTCAGGGCGACGCACCGCGCCGGCGCCAGCTACATCAACACCATGCTCAACGACGAGCGCTTCACGGTGCCGGAACAGCACGCCCAGATCCTCTCTTGCAGAGCCGAGTTTGCGAGCCGGCCGCATCTGCTCTGCACCGGCATGAACCCCGGCATCGTCAACCACTGGGTCAGCCAGACCATCATGCGCCATGGCCGGCCGCACGAGATCGCTTTCTTCGAATTCGATAGTTCTGCGCCGGCCGACGCACCGCCGCACGAATGCGCGCCGTTTATCACCTGGTCGCGCAAGGAGTTCCTGCACGAGATCGCAGAGGAGCCCGGCGGAAGACTAAGCTACGGCGGCGAGATCGAATGGCTTCGGCCGAACGCGCTCAGCCATCCGGTGGACATGCGCCCACATTTGGCGCCGATCGTCGCGCAATCCAGCTATCCGCGCGGCATGCTGTTGCTGCACGAGGAAGTCGTCACCCTCGGACGACGGTTCAACCTGCCGGCGTCGTTCACCTATGGCATTCACCCCGCGTCGCTGGCTGCGCTGCGATCGAGCTGGCTGAGCAACGATCCATTGACCGTCGAGGACTTGTTGTTGGCCGACAACGTGACCCTGCCCCTCACCGGCAGTGACCTCGTCGGCGTATGGCTGAAATACGACGATCGCGATGTGCGGATCTTCAATGTGATGCACAACCGCGACCTACGCGGCACGAATGCCACTTATCGCCAAGTCGCCGTCGGCGTGCTGGCTGGCGTCCGCGCGATGGCGCATGGGCAGATCCTGTGCGGCGTGCACTTCGTGGAAGACCTAGACTCGCCTGTATTCGCAGAGACGGTGCGCACCCACATGGTCGTGCAGGAGCACATCATCTGGAAGCCACAACCGGAAGTGCAACCGGTGCGGCGCGACGTTCCGTTGGTGCGGCATCTCTGACACCCCGCTCGCGCCGACGATCAGTGCGTGCGCACGACCAATGCCTGCGGATCGGCCTCGGTGAGTTGCCTGGCGCGGCGTTTCACCGGCAGATGCTCACCTTCGCCATCGCGCAGCGCCAGCAGCAACACCGGCGCAATGCTGGGCGAGCGCAAAAAGATAGGTGAATTGGCCGCCACGAGCGGCCGCGCCACTACGCCGCCGAAGCCAACGAAGACGTTGACGGCGTGGGCCGCCGCCAGGTCGCTCGACCCATCGCCCACCAGCATTGCC
The window above is part of the Candidatus Roseilinea sp. genome. Proteins encoded here:
- the murA gene encoding UDP-N-acetylglucosamine 1-carboxyvinyltransferase → MNSEFIIQGGVRLGGQVAASGNKNAALPLLAASLLTDEPLILHNVPRIRDVEVMARLLQTLGVSVEWIAANSLRLHAADVNACRLSRDLCREIRASILLAGPMLGRAGRINLPPPGGDVIGRRRLDTHFLAFSALGANISVNGEFQVNTDGLAGADILLDEASVTATENAIMAAALAKGVTVLRNAASEPHVQDLCHCLNRMGAHIENIGSNTLVIRGRDRLGGAEFTIGADNIEVTSFIVIGALCADERGLWIRNAAPQHLGMTRLVLRRLGIRFETHGADVFVPGNQRLVVEPEFDGYMPKIDDNPWPAFPADAISSAIVAATQAEGSVLFHEKMYESRLYWVDKLISMGARIVLCDPHRCVVQGPSRLRGERVQSPDIRAGVALVIAALCAEGESVIQNVQQIDRGYERFEEKLRAIGAQIERRPI
- a CDS encoding dihydrolipoamide acetyltransferase component of pyruvate dehydrogenase complex, giving the protein MATEITMPQMGFDMTEGTIAAWLKKEGDPVTKGEPIAEIETDKTTIQIESFSNGVLRKIIAQAGQKVPVGQIIGIIADPDEQIEAAQPPAPVQPSAQPVPAAKKSNGAAQREASPQPPASAPQVVNEGRIIATPVARRLAEERGIDLRYVKGTGPEGRITKADVEAFVPPAPPAPEPEPIGKPLGSPILKAPEPVPQPAPVAQPTVLPPAGPAVKQPLTRMRQTIATRMVASKQQVPHFYITVAVEMDAALALRAQINESLKPEGIKISVNDMVIRAVALALRRFPNLNASFTPEGIEMRDFVNVASAVTVEGGLVTVTVRDTDKKTLKQISQEMTALAERARNNKMQPGDTGGQTFTISNLGMYDVENFIAIVNQPDAGILAVATATPTPVVRNGEIVVRTMMNMTLSGDHRVTDGAEGAQFINEVKRLLENPWSLVL
- a CDS encoding pyruvate dehydrogenase subunit beta, which encodes MAEITYREALKRALREEMQRDPTVVIWGEDVVAYAGGGAYGVTSGLAKEFPGRVRDTPIAEEAIIGVGIGAAMGGMRPVCEIMTVNFTLVAWDQIVNHAAKQSHMFNGQIKVPMVIRTPNGHGRTAATHSQNFDAWFAHIPGLKVVAPATPYDAKGLLKTSIRDDDPVVFLEHLQLYGTRGEVPDEEYLIPIGVSDYKRRGKDVTIVTWGRMTMESLKAARILAEEGIDVEIVDLRTLRPLDLSLALESVHKTNRVIVVEEGWRTAGLGAEIAASLQEMAFNDLDAPIARVAGLEVPMPYARNLERATLPFAEDVIAAVHAMMQKQY
- the pdhA gene encoding pyruvate dehydrogenase E1 component subunit alpha — encoded protein: MDKENLVALYRQMVLIRVFEDRAAEMYAKAKIAGFLHLYNGQEAVAVGSVSALNPDDDVVVNYRDHGWALARGSSARAVMAELFGRATGTTGGRGGSMHLVDVKNRFWGGYAIVGGHLPLAAGLAAAAQYLKTGRVTLCSMGDGSTNIGTFHAAMNWAKLWNLPIIFMVENNQYAMGTHYDVHSAVPMLQKAAGYNMYAEEVDGMDVMAVREAVCRVAERARKGQGPSFLDVVTYRYRGHSMADPDVQRNKAEIARWKERDPITRFATEVLLKRNLVTPKDLDDIQKSVEQEVEDAIEFADKSPEPSLSTLYDYIYQQPVRNMQIAGSLIGPPTIAKDIPTNGKHA
- a CDS encoding ATP--cob(I)alamin adenosyltransferase; this encodes MTTQFYTRTGDDGFTSLLGEGRVAKYMPQPEAYGTVDESSAAIGIARAAAQSERTRALLLTAQRDLYHLMAELAATQQTAPQFRKIDAQRVAWLEEQTDAITALIQLPKEFVVPGDSLPGAYLDLARTIVRRAERLVVHLVHDGLVENVELVRYLNRLSSLLFVLSLYENALAGVSNVTLAKG